The following nucleotide sequence is from Streptomyces sp. NBC_00239.
GCATCCGCTTCGAGGAGCCCGACCAGGCCACCCTGACCGAACGCCTCGGCGAGGTCATCGACGAGGCCACCCGCACCGCGGTGAAGAAGAACACCGCCTTCGGCGAGGGCCGCCGCGACGGCATGTCGCTGCTGCTGCGCGGAGTCCAGGCGGCCCTCCAGCCACGCGGCATCTCCGTGGAGATCCTCAAGCCCGACGCGGTGCTGCGCGCCGAGCGGGTCCCCGTCGGCCAGATGGGCGACGTCTTCTCCGGCGGCCAGCTGCTGACCGCCGCCATCGCGCTCTACTGCACGATGGCCGCGCTCCGCAGCAACGACCGGGGCCGCGAACGGCACCGGCACGCCGGCACGCTCTTCCTCGACAACCCCATCGGCCGGGCCAACGCCACCTACCTGCTCGAACTCCAGCGGGCCGTCTCGGACGCGCTCGGCGTCCAGCTGCTGTACACCACGGGCCTCTTCGACACCACGGCGCTCGCGGAGTTCCCCCTGGTCATCCGGCTGCGCAACGACGCCGACCTGCGGGCCGGCCTGAAGTACATCAGCGTGGAGGAACACCTGCGCCCCGGTCTGCCCAAGCAGGACCCCGAGGCGGAGACGGTGCACGGCGAGATCACCGCGACCCGCATGTTCCGCCGCAGCCAGGTCCAGGCCTGACGCGGCGCGGCTTCGGGCCCGACCCAGGGCGGCTTCAGGCCTGACGCGGAGCAACTTCAGGCCCGACCCGCAGCAGGGTCGGGCCGGGCGGGTCGCGGAGCCCGACCCGGAAGAGGCCTGGGCCCGACCCGACCCGACCCGGCCACGGCCTACGCCTGTCTGAGCCGGCCGCCGCGTTCCCGTACGCGCGCGGCGCGCCGGGCCCGGCGGCGCTCCCGCCGCAGCCGCCGCGCCGTGCTGCTGGGCTCGGACACCACGCCGTACCGCTGGTTCCACATCTGCCGGGTCACCCACACGTCGAGGACCCCCCAGGTGGACACCATCGTGGCGGCGACCGAGCCGAGCACCATCGGGAAGGCCAGCCAGGACTCGGTGACCGCGAGGAAGAAGGTCACCGAGGACTGTATGAGGGTCACGGCCACCAGCAGCACGGCCCGGACGGCCGCGTTCCGGACCGGGTCCGCCATCCGGCGCAGCCCCACCGGCTCCTCGACCCACAGCGGCTCCCGCCCGGGGCGGGCGTCCGGCTCCCGCCCGGGGTGCGCCCGCCCGGACTGCGCGCCCGGCCCCCGCCGCCCCGGCCCCGGCTCCCCGTCCCCGTCCGCGTCCGCGTCGCGGAATCCGTACCCGAACGACACCCCGCTGCGGTACCCGTACGTCTCCTCGCCGCGGTCCGTCCCGACGGTCCCGGCCTCGTACTGCTGCCTGCCCATGCTCCGCTCACTCCCCACCCTGCGGCTCCCCGTGCCGCTCTGCACAGAAGGACGTACGAAGGCCCCCGGGGATTCCCGCGGAGCGAACAATTCCAGCCATCCGTCCGCTGAGGGAAACTGACACCTCAGCAGGTGTCATGTGCCACATTTCGGTCCGCTCCTGACCGGAAGTATCGGACAACTGGTGATCTTCGTACAGTCCGGCCGCTGAAAATATCCGGACACGCCTTCGAGTTGTCTATGGGGCAGTAGTAGGCTCACGCCGTTTATTGACGGAACACCGACCCCGCACACGGGGGTTGAGCTGGGGGAGGCCATGCGCTTTCGCGGAAAGTCCATCCGCCGGAAGATCGTGGCGCTGCTGCTCGTGCCGCTCGTCTCCCTCACCGCCCTCTGGGGATTCGCCACCGTCATCACGGGCCGCGAGGCGGCCCAACTCCTCGATGTCGCCTATGTCATCGAGAAGGTGGGCTACCCCATCGAGGACGTCGTACGCGTCATCCAGAAAGAACGCCGCCAGACCCTCGTGCTCCTCGGCGACCCCCGCTCCTCCGAGGCGGCCGCCGAACTGCGCCGCCGCCGGGCCGTCACCGACGAAGAAGTCGCCTCGATCCGCGCCGACGCCCTCGACCCCGAGGTCACCGACGAACTCACGAGCGGGACCGCCGGCCGCCTCCGCTCGATCCTGGACGCCCTGGAGGGCATCGGCGACCTGCGCGGCGCAGTCGACCGCACCGAACTGGAGCCCGCCCAGGCCCTGGAGCTCTACAACCGCCTCGTCGACCCCTGCTACACCTTCCTCATGCATCTCCACGCCCTGCAGGACGTGGAGATGGACCAGCAGGGCCGCGCGCTCGTCGGCATCACCCGGGCCCGCGAGACCCTCTCCCGCGAGGACGCCGTCATCGCCTCGGCCCTCGCCGCCGGCAGCATCAGCAAGCAGGACGTCCGGCTGGTCTCGGACTCCATCGCCAACCGCAGCATGCTCTACGAGGTCAACCTCGCCACCCTCCCCGCCGCGGACCGCGAGGAGTTCGAGCAGTACTGGCGCGGCCCGGTCACCCAGCCGCTGCGCGACGCCGAGGAGCGGATCCTCGCGGAGGGCGCCGCCCGCCACCCGCGCGCCGTCAACGACGTCATGTGGGACACGCACGCGGCGAAGGTCCTCGACGACCTCGCCGCCATGGGCACCGCCGCCGGCGACCGCTACCAGGGCCGGGTCGAGCCCGAGGCCCGCTGGGTCTTCGTCCAGGCCGCCGTGGCCGCCTTCCTCGGCTTCCTCGCCCTGGGCCTGTCCGTCTTCCTCTCCGTGCGCATCGGCCGCGAACTGGTCCGCGACCTGTCCCGGCTGCGCAAGGAGGCCCACGAGGTCTCCGGCGTCCGCCTGCCCAGCGTGATGCGGCGCCTCGCCGCCGGCGAACTCGTCGACGTGGAGACCGAGGCGCCCCGCCTGGAATACGAGAAGGACGAGGTCGGCCAGGTCGGCCAGGCCCTCAACACCCTCCAGCGGGCGGCCGTCGAAGCCGCGGTCAAGCAGGCCGAGATGCGCCGCGGGGTCGCCGAGGTCTTCGTCAACCTCGCCCGCCGCAACCAGGTGCTCCTGCACCGCCAGCTCACCCTGCTCGACACCATGGAACGGCGCACCGACGACACCGAAGAGCTCGCCGACCTCTTCCGCCTCGACCACATGACCACCCGCATGCGCCGGCACGCCGAAGGCCTCGTGATCCTCTCCGGATCCGCCCCCTCCCGCCAGTGGCGCAAACCGGTCCAGCTGATGGACGTGGTCCGCGCCGCCGTCGCCGAGGTCGAGGATTACGAACGCATCGAGGTCCGCCGACTGCCGAGGATCGGCATCACCGGCCCGGCCGTCGCCGACGTCACCCACCTGGTCGCCGAACTGCTGGAGAACGCCACGGTGTTCTCGCCCCCGCACACCGCCGTCCAGGTGCTCGGCGAGCGCGTCGCCAACGGCTTCACCCTGGAGATCCACGACCGGGGCCTGGGCATGAACCCCGACGCGCTCCTCGACGCCAACCTCCGGCTCGCGGAGACCCCCGAGTTCGAGCTCTCCGACACCGACCGGCTCGGCCTCTTCGTCGTCAGCCGCCTCGCGCAGCGCCACGCCGTCCGGGTCTCCCTGCAGCCCTCCCCGTACGGGGGCACCACCGCCGTCGTCTTCCTGCCGGCCGCCCTGCTCACCGAGGCCCCCGACACCAACGGCGTCGGCTTCCGCCTCGACGGTCCCGACCGCAGCGCCCGCAGCGCGGCCCCCGGCATCGGCAGCGCCGGCCGCCCGCACGCGATCACCGGCGGCGCTGCCGCCGCGCGCACGTCCGGAGCCGGCCCCGCCGTACCGGCCGCCAGGCGGCCCGGGCTCACCGGCGTCCCCGCCCAGGACCGCTCCGGACCCGCCGGGCCGGCCGGCCCCGTCGTGCTCCAAGGCCCGCTGGACGGCCCGGTCGAGCTGGAGGCCCCGATCGGGACGCTCGGCCTGGAAGGTCTGGAAGAGGCCGGCATCCTCGGCCCGGTCCCCGGCCTCGACGGCGCCGGCAGCCCGCGCGGCGGCCTGCTCGGCCCCCGCGACCACGAACCGCAGCCGCCCACCGGCCCCGTGCGCCTGGAGAGCGCCCGCCACCCGGCCCCCGACGCGGACGAGTCCCGGAACGGGGCCGGCGGACCGGCCCCCCTGCCCCGCCGCCGGCGCACCCCGACGCTGGTCGCCGAGCACGGCCGCCGGGTCACCGGCCGGCCCGTGTCCGTGGTGCCGCATCCGCAGCCGCAGCCGGTGCGCGACGAGACCGCGCCCGCCGCGGGCGCACCCGGCACCGGCGGCCCGGCCGGATCTGGCGGGCTGCCCCGCCGGGTCCGGCAGGCCAACCTGGCACCGCAGCTCAAGGACGCCCCGGCCCGCCCCGCGGACACCGGCCCGGCCGACGACCGCGACGCCGAGCAGGTCCGCAGCAGGATGTCCGCGCTCCAGCGCGGCTGGACGGCGGCCCGCCGCCAGAACGAAGAGTCCGGCGAGCGCCCCGCCGGGGACCCGACCGCCGACGACCGTCTCGCCGGCGACCGGACCGAGCGCCCGGCCGATGCGTGGACCGGGCGTTCCGCCGAGGACCGCCACGGGCTGCACATCGAGGGCCGGAACGGGCACCACGACGAGCGCCGGAGCGTTTACCCGGACGAGCGCCGGACCGATGGCCATCAGCGTGACGGCCACGACGCACCACGAACCACATCGGAGGGGGACGGTCGATGACCGCACCGAAGACCGCACCGCACGACGCCACGAGCCGGGACGCCGGCCGGCTCA
It contains:
- a CDS encoding sensor histidine kinase, with the translated sequence MRFRGKSIRRKIVALLLVPLVSLTALWGFATVITGREAAQLLDVAYVIEKVGYPIEDVVRVIQKERRQTLVLLGDPRSSEAAAELRRRRAVTDEEVASIRADALDPEVTDELTSGTAGRLRSILDALEGIGDLRGAVDRTELEPAQALELYNRLVDPCYTFLMHLHALQDVEMDQQGRALVGITRARETLSREDAVIASALAAGSISKQDVRLVSDSIANRSMLYEVNLATLPAADREEFEQYWRGPVTQPLRDAEERILAEGAARHPRAVNDVMWDTHAAKVLDDLAAMGTAAGDRYQGRVEPEARWVFVQAAVAAFLGFLALGLSVFLSVRIGRELVRDLSRLRKEAHEVSGVRLPSVMRRLAAGELVDVETEAPRLEYEKDEVGQVGQALNTLQRAAVEAAVKQAEMRRGVAEVFVNLARRNQVLLHRQLTLLDTMERRTDDTEELADLFRLDHMTTRMRRHAEGLVILSGSAPSRQWRKPVQLMDVVRAAVAEVEDYERIEVRRLPRIGITGPAVADVTHLVAELLENATVFSPPHTAVQVLGERVANGFTLEIHDRGLGMNPDALLDANLRLAETPEFELSDTDRLGLFVVSRLAQRHAVRVSLQPSPYGGTTAVVFLPAALLTEAPDTNGVGFRLDGPDRSARSAAPGIGSAGRPHAITGGAAAARTSGAGPAVPAARRPGLTGVPAQDRSGPAGPAGPVVLQGPLDGPVELEAPIGTLGLEGLEEAGILGPVPGLDGAGSPRGGLLGPRDHEPQPPTGPVRLESARHPAPDADESRNGAGGPAPLPRRRRTPTLVAEHGRRVTGRPVSVVPHPQPQPVRDETAPAAGAPGTGGPAGSGGLPRRVRQANLAPQLKDAPARPADTGPADDRDAEQVRSRMSALQRGWTAARRQNEESGERPAGDPTADDRLAGDRTERPADAWTGRSAEDRHGLHIEGRNGHHDERRSVYPDERRTDGHQRDGHDAPRTTSEGDGR